From the Candidatus Blochmannia vicinus genome, the window CGTTATTATTAGTTATTACGGTACATGCTCCTATTCTTTCATTGTATAATCCAAAATTTTTTGAATAAGAATTGCATACTATCAATTCTGGATTTTTTTTACAGAAAATATATAATCCTGTTATGTCTTCTTTCAATCCACGGGAAAATCCCTGATAAGCTAGATCAAACAAAGGTAACCATCCATTTTTTTCCGATAATTCTGACAGAATATTCCATTGTTCAGTATTAGGATCGATTCCTGTAGGATTATGGCAACAACAATGAAATAATACCACATCATTAGGTTTAACATTTTTTAAATTCGAATATAATTCGTCAAAATTTAGTGAATGAGTTGTATTATTATAATAAGGATAGGTACATATTTCCAATCCTGCAGCGGTAAAAATATTTTTATGATTTACCCAACTGGGAGAACTTATCCATATTCGTTTGGATTTAGTATTTTTTACTATAAATTCAGCTGCTATACGTAATGCACCAGTTCCTCCAGGTGCTTGAACGGTTCTTATGCGTTCTTTTGAAATAATAGAGCTATCATCATCATTTATGCCAAATAATAAACACTGAGTAGCCGTATTAAAAGAATGCATACCCTCTATGCTAAGATAATTTTTAGTGGTTTCATGTTTTAATAACCATTCTTCAGCTTGTTTAACGCTAGCTAAAACAGGAGTATTTTTAATTTTGTCAACGTATACGCCTATACCTAGATTTATTTTGTGTTTTCGTTCGTCAGCATCGTAAATTTCTGATAAACCAAGAATTGGATCAGCAGGTGCCATTTTAATAGACTTAAACATAACGTACATCCATATTTATTGTAATTATGCAGGGTTCTCTATTTATACCAAACCTATTATTGTTTTCCAACTATTAATATTATATTTTTTAATTTAAATGCAAAATATAATTAATTTTATAGTTTTAGATATCTATTATTTGTTATAGATTATTTATCTTTATTAATATTGTAATAACATATATTTTATTTATATAAATTCATATCAATATAAGTATTATTAAAAATTAATATTCTTTGGCACTCTAGGGAAAGGAATAACATCTCTAATATTTTTTATTCCTGTAACATATATCATCAATCTTTCAAAACCTAATCCGAATCCTGAGTGAGGTACTGTTCCGTATCGTCTTAAATCACGATACCACCAATAATTTTCTTGTGTTAAATTGTTTTCTTGTAATCTTTGATCTAATGATGATAACCTTTCTTCTCTTTGTGAACCTCCAATTATTTCTCCAATTCCAGGTACTAAAATATCCATAGATGCTACAGTTTGGTTATCATCATTTAAACGCATGTAGAAAGCTTTGATACTTTTTGGATAATTTTTTACTATTACGGGAGATTTAAAATATTCTTCTGATAAATATTTTTCATGCTCAGAGAATAAATCTGTTCCCCAATGTATTGGAATATTAAATTGTTTATTACATACTTTTAACAATTTTATTGCTTCAGTATACTCTATGCAGTTAAATTTAATATTAGTGAAATTTTCTAATCGGGTAACGATATTTTTATCTATTTTATCGGCAAAATATTTTATATCATCAGAACGTTCTTTAAGGAGTATGATGATTAGATTTTTAAGTAAAGATTCTGCTAAAACAATAATATCATCTAAGGTCATAAATGCTGC encodes:
- a CDS encoding amino acid aminotransferase, yielding MFKSIKMAPADPILGLSEIYDADERKHKINLGIGVYVDKIKNTPVLASVKQAEEWLLKHETTKNYLSIEGMHSFNTATQCLLFGINDDDSSIISKERIRTVQAPGGTGALRIAAEFIVKNTKSKRIWISSPSWVNHKNIFTAAGLEICTYPYYNNTTHSLNFDELYSNLKNVKPNDVVLFHCCCHNPTGIDPNTEQWNILSELSEKNGWLPLFDLAYQGFSRGLKEDITGLYIFCKKNPELIVCNSYSKNFGLYNERIGACTVITNNNDDSNRVLSQLRVIIRGNYSNPPAHGASIVSLILNNKKLRSIWEEELKTMREHINYMRKLFFNTLKNNNKNIDFSFIKNQCGMFSFIGLNENQVMQLRDTFGVYLVGAGRINLAGLSNDNIVYVCRSIIKTLNRNLTTSK